TGAAGGAGCCCATTGTGGCGCTCGATCAGCTCGGCAAGACGGCGCGCGTGGCGGTCAAGGGCAAGTGGCAGACTGTGTGGCCCACAACGGCGGACAAGCTTAGCCAAGAGACTCTCGAGAAGCTGCAattcggcgacggcgtcttgACGGGTGAATTCGAGAGCGAGGCGGTTGATGTTACTATTTCGTAAACGGGGGAGGGTCTGAGCCAAGCTAGACTCCGTCACCTCGTCGCCTCATTACACCATTACACCATTACACCAACAAACATATGCTCTCAAGCTTGACGCTTtgcttttttccccctcatACCAGTGATCCTTGGGAGATATCTCACGGCGAGATGCTTACCCACAGCATCCATCTGCCACACGTAAATTTCCGGGAAAACGCGCTTCGGCAACGTGGGAATGGCGTGGTTCGCGGCAACTGACCACTCAGGTGGAACGCCCAGTCACGTTGTTCTGGAATGGCCCTCAAAAGAATTGGGCAGATGTCAAAATAGTATGTCTTGGACGAATGCGTTGTTGTCCAAAGTCGCAAGAGGGGCTATAACCCTATTGACTAGCTCCTTTGTGGCTGACTGTACTTCCCCGGGCGAATCGGCAATCCAAGCCACTTGGTTTTGCAACTCGCTGTCGAATCCAAGCCAAGCAAACCCGATCTTCAAGAAAATGTTTCACAGTTCCGAACTGATTCCAAAAGGGCCTCACCCAATCGAGGAACTGCCGTGAACCAAGGTGCTGAATAGTGTATGCCCAGTAGCTCCGGGGATGTGTAACCTTTCCGGAGGACCAAAACACTTTGGGTCACAACACCGGCCCCAATAGCACAGACTCCGGGGAGACACAAATGCCACTCACGCCACCAGCCAGCCGTTCCCACGCGTGCGCCGGTCTACGACCCATCACCCCAGCTGATGCCTACCTAATCTTCGCCGTGGCGCCACAAGCACATGGATATCCAAACCCGGACTCTTCCTCGTGTAGGCCACGTTACCATCGCGTGAGGAGCTCCTCTCTATCGCACAACACACTTTTCAAGATTTGCCATGAGGTCGCGAGATAGAGAAAACTTACTTCCGCATGCAGAACTGAATCACCTCTCCGTCCGTCAGCTGAGGAACCCAAATTGCCATCAGAGCTTAGAGGTGTAGCGGGCAGATAGATTCAATATACTCGATAGCCATCCCGACGCATCACAACCGAGGCCCTCTACCCTTCGAAGCACGCCCGCTCCTCTAGCCATGATGAAGGATTCGATGTTCCGAGGCCTTTCGAGTTCCGCATTCATCCCATTCACACACGGCTCCCACGTTCAAGGTGACTGTAGATGAATCCGAAGACCCCAACAATCGTTGAAAACGATCACCACCCTCTCCTGCGTGCCCACGCCTTCAACTGCCTGGCTTGGAAGACCGCAGTCTAGACCCTCCTCCTGACGTAACATCTGCTGATACATGGGCTCTTGCTAGCCTCTACCGTCGAGCACAGGGTCTGCAATCGTCTTCAAAAACACGTTGGACGATAATGGCTACACTGTACGGGAAGAGCATCAGCCCCCCGGCGCATGCAGACCTCGGGAGACGTGTGGTGCTGCTATGTCCAAGATTGGATTTCAGGTGACACCACCATCTGATTCATTTGTCTTTACACCAACAGAGCTTTCCAGTCTTACCTCCAATTAGTCGGTGACATCGACGACTTTCAACATGTGAGCTACAATAGCAACCGGAGCACTGCCACGATGACGTTGATCGTATCGAGAGGGCCAACGCTGATGAGATACTTCAACTAGTTACAAACCATTCAGATGTTTTCTGTAATCGCAAAACAAGGGAACGaacatcgtcgacgacctcgaaaCCACTCAGCTGTTGGGGTGGTTGCTATCAGCCTTGGCGAAAATTCCCCAGCCTAGGCGCGACGTCATCAAGTTGTTTCTCGACAACTACATACAACATCGCTTATGGGGAAGCACGCGTAATAAccgttcgtcgtcgtcgtcgtcgtcggtgttTTGCGTTTTTTCCTTCCTCGGATCATACTCCGTAATCCGGTCCCTCTCTTTCGGACCCCGGCCGGCGGATGCCACGGAAGGCACGGAAGTCATCTCGGTTAGCGAAAACCACAAGCCACGACCAGGACACTAACTTCCTGTACCCATCCGTCAGAGATGCCCTGTTCCTCCCGTACAATTTTACCATCAGATGACCGGTTATTGGTCCGCGAACCCTCGCATGCCCGTGGGCACCCCGCAATTTACAACCTCTCCCCCCGCGACCTGGATCACTTCTCGCGAACCTTCAGCTCGCGTGCCGTCTTCAATCCAGTGCCGACTCCAAAGGGTTCACGTCTCGCTACCAGACGACGAGTACTTACTTGACAGCAAGGAACCTCGGCGATGCAAATTTTAGGAATAGATACGCACCACATTTGATCTGGCAACTTTCACTTCAACATTTGGCAAGTTCGGATGTTTGTGGCCAGGGTGCCCAGAAGCTTCCGCTCCATGCTTTCTCTTTGTCTTGTCTCTATGGATTTTCTATCCACTTGGTACTGGTATAAAAATGCTAACGCCTTGCCAGCGTTCAACCCGACGCTCCTTACCCGTTGTCCGGTCATGTTGACATCCGCGCCCCTGTCTGGGCATTACCACGGCATCCTGCGGAAGACCGCGCATTAACGAAACATAGCGAGGTTCAGGACTCGGACAGGTTGACGGTACGATAGTCTACATCCTGGACCAATGCATGCGAAAGAGGCCATCTCGGACCGGCTCTTAAAACGACTCTACCAttactttctctctcttccaacCATCATCTACGACACCTCGCCCTTGATAGGGGGGGTACCAAGGCCGTTGTGGTTGCGGAAGAACAAGACGCCCTTGCCATCGCCATGAGCCTCGGCGCTGGGCTCAACCCACTGGCACATACGCGCAGACTTGTACAGTGCCTTGATGAAACCAACGGGACCATCCTGAACATCGGCACGGTAGTGCTTGCCCATGACGGGCTTGATAGCCTCAGAcgcctcgtcggcgttgtAGAAGGGGATGGTGCTGATGTAGTGGTGGAGGACGTGGGTCTCGACAATGCCGTGCAAGAGGTGGCGTCCGACGAAGCCCATCTCGCGGTCGATagtggcggcggctccgCGAACGAAGTTCCACTGGTCGGCGGTGTAGTGAGGCAGGGTAGGGTCGGTGTGCTGGAGGAAGGTGATGGCCACTGCAAACGGTCAGTACATGTTTATGGAGTCGAGAATCATCTAATGGGGCGACTTACCGAGCCAGTGGTTAACCCAGAGGTAGGGGATGAAGTACCACACCAAAAGGTTGGACCAGCCGAACTTGTTTCCGAGAAGGGTGAGGATGCTGATGGTGATGGCCAAGCCAATGTCAGACATGACGATGAGCTTAgcgtccttggcctcgaaAATGGGGCTGCTGGGATCGAAGTGGTTTACACCACCGCCGTAACCGTTGTGCTTGCCCTTGCCACGACCCTCGCGCTGACGCTCGTGGAAGTTGTGACCCGTGACGTTGGTCATGAGGTAGTTGGGCCAGCCAACGAGCTGCTGGGCGATGAGCATCAGGAAGGTGTAGATGGGCGTCTCCTCGGTcagctcggcgacctcgtGGACCAAGCGGCCGGCGCGGCTGGCGTGCTGCTCGCGAGTGCGAGGGACGAAGACCATATCACGCTCCATGTGGCCAGTGGCCTTGTGGTGCTTGCTGTGAGAAATCTGCCAGCTGAAGTAGGGAACGAGGAGAGCCGAGTGGAGGACCCAGCCAACGGTGTGGTTCAGCGTCTTGGAGGGCGAGAAAGCCTGGTGGCCGCACTCGTGGGCGATGACCCAGAGACCGGTACCGAAAAGACCCTGGAAAACGGTGTAGACGGCCCAAAGCCCAGCGCGAGCTGCCTTGGAGGGCACATACTCGGGGGTAACAAAGTTGTACCAAATGGCGAAGGTGGTGGCGAGGCAGAGAATGTCCCGGGCGATGTAGCCGAATCCCTTGAGGGCAGAACGCTCGAAGCAGTGCTTGGGAATAGCGTTGtggatgtccttgatggTGAAATCAGGAGGGGTGAACTCGTTGCCGTACGTGTCGAACAGCTTGCCATAGTTCGCCGACTTGGGGGCGACATCGTCAGAGGCCatggaggagagagaagtgGAGGAGGCTGAGGGACGAGGAGAGTCCATGGGCGAGGCGACGGCAGTCGAGGGCACCGAGgcgtccgtctcggtggTGGTCGAGGTGACGGTGCGGCGCAGGACAGGGTTCTgagccgccggcgtcgaggaggtggtggaagCCATGGCTGATGTGTGTGTTTGGCCTTGGTATAGAGGACAACTCGAGTGATTGTTGTATGTGGTGGCCTCGGTGTTGGCGAAAATCACACTCAACAGGAACTATGGAAGAGTTCCAATGCTGGCCCTTGGAGGAAGACAGAAAGGGATGCCGATGGGGTCGCGAGGGGAGACAAGTCGAAGGCggaaggaagaggaagggaggggacTAATAAATGAAGCAGCAcaggggggagagaaaaaTAGGACAGCGGTCGGTATCGGGTCGTGGCGGAGGCGACAAGACAAAATAGTTAGCAAACGCCGGGACGGGACCCGTTGTCAACTGAAGGTAGGGTAGTTGGTTTTGGAAACAGTTCGTACAGCTAGTACCTAGGTGGGTAAGgagctacctaggtaggtacacaTGTAGAATCGTAGCAAGTGGCCGGTCAGGTACCGTAACggatggtgggtggtgtgAAGCACTGAGGCGATCCCCGCCGTGACAAGTGGTGTGCAGGTAAAGCCAAGTGTGATGTCTGGTATCTTGGGAGGCAAATATGTGGTGCTAGTACTTGGtggttggccttggcctctcgtcggtggtggtgcttCGTGCTCGGTCGTGGTTGATGGAATTGTGCCGTTCCTCGGTTCCCACGTCTCCGTTTTTGTTGGGGACGAActggagagaaagagggacgACGGCACGAATAGCTTGTGCCTCTACCATTCAGGCCGCGGGGGGTTTTGTGCAGGGCACGGTgcaaggggaagggaggagaggggcaGAACAGGCAAGACCAGGGACGGGGAAAAGACAGACGAAGTGTATGGCAGGGGTGTGTATAGCTAAGTCAACGTCGAGAGTCCTCTCCCATGAATTTGAATTTGCTGTTGGATTTTTCTGCTGGGCcttcttgttgttgatgctAATTGCGTTACCCACCGAGGagggaggacgaagaggaggcgaCAAAGACGAGGTACAAGAATGCAACATCTGATTTCTATGTGCAAGCAAAGTATCTTTTCTATGTTGCTCCCGGTTCTTCGCCTCTGGCATGACACCCACACTGGTGTTTCTCGAGACGTGGCAGCCGGACGGAAGGGACTACCGGGGCTGGATGGCTGGGCTGCCGGGTCCTTCACTCTTGTTTGCAAGGCAGGAGTGCCCAACACCAGGACGCGGGCTGCTGATGAAGTCCTAATGCCATTGAACAGCCGTTAAATGACATGGGCAAAGCATAATGGGATGCTGCTCTCGGTAAAATTTCTCTTCGTTACCCTCGGTCCAAGGTATGcccactgctgctgctgctgatgatgatgatgatgacgttTCCAGGTGACCTTCCTCGAGTGTTTGCCATCGTGGACGCATCATATGACAGCCGATGCGTCGGTCTTCACAAGCCAAATCAcaaaataataataataaggaCATTGAAAATCTCAAGACCCCAATAACCCAAAGCGGTTCCTCCTCCCGCTTGGATGGACAGCAAGAAAAGGCCGAAAATGGACAGGGGTCTTGTCTTGGTTGGGCCTTTGAATTTTGGGGAAGGCGGCACGGCATTGGAGCATTGGAGAGAGGGCGAAAAGATGAGCTGAAAAGGATTTTTGGGACGAGCGGTCTGAAGGGTCTTGCAATGGTACGTACCGGAGTAAAATGTAAGGCGAGGGTTGAGGCAATGTATTCATTCGTACAGATACCCTATTAAGCGTCCTTTGCTCCCAACTTTTAACTTTGTCTCTACCTGAGCTGGATGTACACTGCGTTTCCTGCACATGCACTTGACTTGACTGCAACTCTCaagcagctgcagctgcacctTCCGTACCTACTATGTAGGTATCCCCAATATGGCCATGGCCGTTGTTCTTGGACTTGACCTCGTTCGTCCTGGTCTGCATTCCCGCACAGgcacagacacacacacggGCGAGGCGACCTGACTTTTGTTTCCCTTATCGGGACCTCCTTCCTACCCGCTGGAGGTACGGGTAGCTTACTGGATATCCGCTGTGGCCAATGCTTGCATCTAGGATTGGCCAGGACGACGGTCTGGAGTGTAAGTATTTTCGTGCCTAGGTAAGTACGAACAGGAGGGCACAGGAAGACACCAGAGGTTCGATTGAATGaaggagaggggaagggaCGGACCTGTTGCTTGCTCTTGCTGGGAGTCGGAGCCAAGGAGGCGGGCCCCCACCTTCCCTGGCAGTATCGGTACACCTCGAGTGCAGATACCTCCCTCCGCCCCTCATGACTCTTTGTCAAGACTCCCATCCTGTATAGTAAAGTAACagtgtactctgtactcttCCTGGTTCAGCTTCCCACAGCATCCTTTGCCTTTCTTGAGGCGACACACAACACACGACGCGGCTCATGACCATGCTCTACCTGTAGTGTGCTGTATCCGACCTGCCCTTCACTGCGCGAACTGCGGACCACACTGCGCATGTCCGACTCACCGCCTTTCGATTCGAGGTTCGGGTCAATGCCTAGCAGCTCCATCGGCCCCGGCCCGTTGATGGCATCAACTGATCTACTTACCGCTTCTGGGACCTGCTTTCGGAGACGTTGGCAAATATGCCGCCCTCGCACTGgagaggccgtcgtcgatctTGAGACAGCCTTTGCTATGGTTCTGACTGGGGCGTATATTTGCACAAGCAAGACTCAGCACATGTGGCCCCGACACCAGCACGTCATCAGACTTGGGGCTGGGCATCATGCAATATAATCTTCGTCCAAGTCGAGGCACATTTGCCCTCCCGCCTGTCCCAGACGTCTTCCCGCTCCCGGGCAACACTTACTACAGCGCCTGGCCGGATGCTGACGTCCTTGCCTACTAACAGACACAAGCCTATCGCTGTCGAGTGGCTTCGTTTTGAGTAGCGGTACAACCACACCTACACTAGTCATCCGGCCCCCGACGTCCAACGACTGACACAAATGGGCGTTCGTCTGTGCATGTGAAGATGGCGGTTGCTCGGAGCGAGACCCAGATCTGTCTGACACGCtccagccggcggcggcggtgcgtCTGCGTAGTTGCTAGTTGAGAACGAGTCAGATCGACATCAGAAACTCTCGCATGCACCACCACTGTCGTCGCGATCTGACGACACTGCTGATCGTTCCGCCGTTTCTCTCAAATGGTCTCG
This sequence is a window from Colletotrichum higginsianum IMI 349063 chromosome 8, whole genome shotgun sequence. Protein-coding genes within it:
- a CDS encoding Fatty acid desaturase, encoding MASTTSSTPAAQNPVLRRTVTSTTTETDASVPSTAVASPMDSPRPSASSTSLSSMASDDVAPKSANYGKLFDTYGNEFTPPDFTIKDIHNAIPKHCFERSALKGFGYIARDILCLATTFAIWYNFVTPEYVPSKAARAGLWAVYTVFQGLFGTGLWVIAHECGHQAFSPSKTLNHTVGWVLHSALLVPYFSWQISHSKHHKATGHMERDMVFVPRTREQHASRAGRLVHEVAELTEETPIYTFLMLIAQQLVGWPNYLMTNVTGHNFHERQREGRGKGKHNGYGGGVNHFDPSSPIFEAKDAKLIVMSDIGLAITISILTLLGNKFGWSNLLVWYFIPYLWVNHWLVAITFLQHTDPTLPHYTADQWNFVRGAAATIDREMGFVGRHLLHGIVETHVLHHYISTIPFYNADEASEAIKPVMGKHYRADVQDGPVGFIKALYKSARMCQWVEPSAEAHGDGKGVLFFRNHNGLGTPPIKGEVS